AAGATTTTACGTCTCTGCTGGATGGCGGTCATGATCTGAAACAGGTCCTGACCAAAGGACTGAATAGAATTTAATTTCAATCACAGTGTTCAAAAACGGTCATTTTAGTTCACAATAGAATCAATCATGCAATTTCAGCCTTGTAGGGTATAAAGTTTGCCAAGAACAGTGGAAAAAAATCGTTTACTGCGCCAAACAGCTTTAGTGCTCATCGTTTTAAATGGGTTGCTTCTCGTCCTGCTGTATCATCTCAATCATAAAAATATGATGGATAAGGCCTATGAAACGGTCACCAGCCTTCTTCAGTTTCAGACCGGCATCCGAATCTATATTGAAAAAACAGTTCGCCCGGAAGTTTATCGCCTTCAGAACGAAGCCATCCTTCCTCATGACTATTTTTCCCCGGAGCTGATGTCACGCACATTTGTCTCTCGTTCCATCCTTGAAAATTATCTGGCCCTGCAACCCAGGAGTCTTTCAAAATCCATTTTCCGCTATGTGTCACGCGATCCGCTCAACAATGACAACAGAGCGACCCCCAAAGAAGCAGAGCTGTTACAACGTTTTGAATCCGGTGTGTCCTCGGAGCATTTCGAAATCATCACGATAAATGGTGAAGACAGCCTGTTCTATGCAATCCCTCTGGGCCCTTTTTCGTCAGATTGCATGAAATGCCATAGTCTCCCCCAAAATGCACCGGTATCTCTTGTCGAACGTTATGGGACAACGCAGGGCTACAATCATCAGGTTGGGGAACTATCAGGGCTGATGTCCATCACCATTCCTTTAACCGATTATCAGAAGCAAGCTCAAAAGACCTTTGCACTCCTTGTTGTTTCTACACTGATTGCCTTTTGCACGATCTTCCTGTTTATACGTCAATGGATAATCAAAAAGGAGAATCAGGATCTGCTTCTTTTCGAAAAAAATGAACAACTGCACCTTTCCCATCAAAAACTGAATTACGCGCAAAAGATGGCCCATCTGGGCAGTTGGCACTGGACTATCGCCATTGATCAGTTAACGTGGTCCGATGAAATCTTCAGAATTATGGGTGATGAACCCCAAGCATACGCCCCAACGTTTGAGCTTTTTTTAGCAAAAATCCACCCCGATGATCGTGACAACGTTGATCAAGCCACCAAAGAAGCCATCGAGAATCAAACGGACTATCAGGTCGAACATCGCATTATCCGCCCGAATGGAGAAATACGGCATGTTCGGGAGCAAGCTGAAATGACCTTTGATGAAGAACACAACATCATCGGTATGGTGGGAACGGTTCAGGATATTACCGACATCATCATTCTGCAGCAGAAGCTACAGAAATTGGCCATCACAGATGAGCTCACCGAAGCCCTCAACCGGCGCCAATTGTTCAGAGAAGGGGAACAGCTCTGTAAAGTCGCATCGCGTTACCAGAGTTCTTTCAGTGTCCTTTTCTACGATCTTGATCACTTCAAATCCATTAACGATTCCTATGGACACATTGTCGGTGATGAAGTCTTACAGCAGGTGACAGAAGCGGTTCGCTCAACCCTTCGTGAAACGGATATTCTGGCGCGTTATGGTGGCGAAGAATTTTGTATCTTAGCTCCAGAAACAGATCACCAGCAGGCTGAAGCGCTGGCGGAAAGAATCCGCATCAATGTCCAAAATCATATCATTGAGCCGAAACATGCGCCGTCATTTCCTTTCAACGTGACGATCAGTATCGGCATTGCTGAGAACAGGGAAAATGAAACGTTTTCATCCGTCATTGACCGTGCGGATAAAGCGACGTATCAAGCAAAGAAAAATGGCCGCAACTGCATTGTTGTTGATTGAGATTTTGAAAATCACATTTTCAAAACCGTACCTGCAGAAAGCAACGGACGGCCTTTTGCAAAAAACTCGATTGACAATGCTAACTCCCACGGTATCACACTGATCGGAGGCGAGAGATGGATCACGACAATTCCCTGCAAGAGGTGATGACACGTACCTCCCTGTCCCATTCCAATCAAATGGAAATGCTGACCTTCCGCCTGACGGACGGCCAACTCTACGGAATCAATGTCTTCAAAATTATAGAAATCGTTGAGTGCCCTGGCCGTCTTGACCGCATTCCTTATTCCCATCCGTCAGTCAAAGGTATTGTTGATTTTCGAGGTCAGGCCATTACAGTAATCGACCTCTCTGAAGCGGTGGGCTTGCCGAGCGTCAATTATAAAACGGATTTGGCCTATCTGGTGGTTTGCGAATATAACAAACAACTCAATGCCTTTCTTGTGGCAACGCCCGAAGTTTTACTCACCAGAAGTTGGCAAGACATAAAAAAACCTGACGGCATTGATGCTCCGGCTCTGGTTGCCATTGCTTACAACGACACTAACGAGATGGTCCTGCTGCTTGATATTGAAGGAATCCTTGCCGAAGTCATTGGTCTTGAAGGTGGCATTGAAGAACAGGTGCTGGAACACGCAGAGCACGTTTGCCAGGGGAAACATATTCTCATCGTCGATGATTCCAACGCCGCCTTGACCTTGATGAGAAAAACCCTTACGGACTCCGGAATGAAAGTCACTGAATTCAGCTCCGCCGTTAGAGCTTTGGAAAGCCTCTCGCCACCGCAACAGCAGGAGGCTGCTGATTTCGACGTCATTATCTCCGATATCGAAATGCCCGGCATGGATGGTTTTACATTCACCCGAACACTCAAAACTTTATCCCGCTTTGAACACGTACCCGTTATCCTACATAGCTCAATGAGCAATCCGACCAATGAGATCAAAGCACGTGAAGCCGGAGCAACAGCCTTTATCGCAAAATTTGATCCGAATGTTTTAGTTGGCCGGATTGCCCAACTCATTCAAAGCAGATAAAAAGCGAGTCTGTCAGAGAAACCAACAGACCCAAGAGGCCAAGTCATGATCCACGAAGCTCCGGCCTTCTGAATGAACATGGCATAGCCTTTTTAATTGCACAAACTGGGAAGGCCCCCAAAAAACAGGGAAAGGTCCGCGGTACAAAATCCTTACACACGTCAAAGACGCGCCTAAAGGTTCGTCGGTCATGTTTGAAAACTTAAGTGCCGTAACAACGTGTTCCCGTACCGAACCCTTCACAGATTCAACAGATCGCTAAAGGAGCAGTCCACCAATGTCCTGTGCCCACTGTACAAGCATTCCTCAATTGCCAACGGATCCCTGCCAAATTTACATCAATGCAAAACATGAATACATGTTGGATAAAGTCGCCACCATCTGCCATCAACAGGGATTCAGCCCAATTTGGCAGGACAATTATCTGCACATGGTCATCGATTCTTTCAGCGAAATGATCACGACGCTCGGTCATCAGGAATCGTTGACGGATCTGGAGAAAAAGAGCATCCACATTCTGGCGATAGCCCCACAGGAAAACCTCAGTTTCAGACATATGGCTGAAACAAAAACACTTGAAAACTGGTTTACCTTGCTCAATGCCAACGACTTGGTCTGGATTCTGGAACAAGGCTCCATCACGGTTTACTTTCAACCCATTATCGATCTTCACAGTCAGACCATCTATGCCTATGAATGCCTCAGCCGGGGCGTTCTCGCTGACGGCAGCCTGATGAGTCCACAGGTCATGTTTGATACGGCAAAAAAGACCGACTTACTGTTCAATCTTGACCGCCAATGTCGAGAAACCGCAATCAAAACCGCTGCCGTTAAAAATATCCCGACCAACATCTTCATCAACTTTCTGCCATCAGCCATTTACAACCCCGAGTTCTGCCTGCGAGATACCGTCAAATGGGCACAGCAGCTTGAGTTTGATCCGGACAAAATTGTTTTTGAAGTCGTCGAGACAGAACACATTCGTGACATCAATCACCTTATTGCCATTCTAAAGCTCTATAAATCAAAAGGCTTCCGCACCGCCTTAGACGATGTCGGCAGTGGCTATTCCTCTCTCAATTTGTTTGCGACACTGGCACCCGACATTATCAAAATCGATTTGGAAATCGTCCGAGATATTCACAACTCAGAAGTCAAGCAGGCCGTGGCCAAGGCTCTGATACAGATGGGGCGTGATGCGGGATGCAAAGTCCTGGCAGAGGGCATTGAATCGCTTGAAGAATACAACTGGTTTAAAACCGCTGGGGCGGATTACGCACAGGGCTACTATTTTGCGCGACCAACCGTCGAACCACTACGTTCCTTGAACTGATTATCTTATGCGTCAGGGTGGATCCTGCAGAAGGATATCCACCAGATCAACAGCCCCCTGGATAGTCTCAATCATTAAAAGAGGCCGGTGCATCACACGATGCACCGGCCCCATCACTTGTATAAATCACCTTGAAACGTTACGATTTTTTCTTGCGTAGTCGATCCATGGCGGCTTGCAGGCTGACACGTAATCTTTCGAGCGCATCGGCCAGTTTACCAACTTCATCCGCCGACGCGACTTTGATTTCGTTTTCTACTTTGCCATCAGCCAGATCCAACGCTGCGTTCGTCAATTTTTCCAGAGGCTTAAGCGCATTACCCACGGTGATCACTACCGCAATGACGGAAATGGCCAGAATAGCCAGCATGGTCAGCATGAGTGACTGTTGCAGCATCATTTTTTGCTGATTCACTTTCGTCAAAGAAAAACCGATGCGAAATCCACCCCAATGTTTGCCCTTAACCATAATCGGAGCGGAGATATCCCACATCGTTTCACCGGTATCACGCGCATAAACCTGAAGAAATCCCTCCTCAAGATTCTGTGCCGCGCCTAAGCCAACCGGGTCGTTGAAAATCCGCTTGGTACGATTACCGTTCTTGTCCTTTTCGATGTCACCAGTGATCGGTTGTTGATACAATGTGTTGTGGGTGGGAAGATAGCCGTTCACATCGACGGCAACAGCAAAAACGACACTTTCATCTTTGAGAAATTCATCTTCAATGGCCAGAAGCGCCTTATCCAGGTAAAAATCATACCGGGTGTGATATTTCGCCGGTTCAAATCCGGGTATTTCTTCATACTCGGTATCAAACGCATCCTTGACGCTGAAAACACCATTATCAATCGCTTCTTCGAGAATGCGACCGGTGAAACGTGCGCCGAGAATTGCTTCGCTTTTCCCCCTCTCAAAGAGCTGCTGTTCAAGATGTTGGCTCTGCTGGTTAATAATGAACCACGCCCCGACCAACATGACGATCAACAACAGCACATTGACATAGACCGCTACTTTTACGCTGATTTTTTTAAACATGCTCCCCCCAGATTTTCATACGAATTAAATGTTTTCCTCGATTCTACGAAGTCGCGTCAATTTGTTTTGTAGGCGATACGTACCGCTCCCCAGTGGCGGTTACTGATTGTAATCGGGATGGAAAGATCGGATATCTGCTCACCGGTATCGCGGCTGTAACGCTGTAACAAGTATGTTTCCCGGTTGCGGGCGGCGGCGAGCCCTGTACGATCATTGAAAATCCTTTTGGTGCGGTTTTTTACACTGTCGACCTCGCTATTACCGGTCAGAGGCTGGGCAAAGCGGGTATTATGCGTTGGCAGATAACCGTTGCGATCAACCACGATACAAAAGACAAAATGCGAATCCTTTGCTAGATATTTATCAAGAATGGGTCGCAAGATTTCATCGCTCAACGTGTCGTACTGGGTGCGATATTTCTGCGGGTCGGTGTTGGGGATGGGAATGTAAAACGTGTCAAAAAGCTGTCCGACGGTCAACCTTCCCGAAGAGAGCAACAGTTCGAACTGACGAACAACTTCGCCACGACACTGCTCTGCCGCAAGATAAGCTTTGTGATCAAGGTCGGATTGCATCACTTCGGCCCTGCTGACAACGGACGTAAAAAACAATCCCAGCAGCGGCAACAACAGACAAATAATGAGTTTCTTTATCGAATTTTTCTTTTGATTGGATCGGTTATGAATGATCTGCCTATGATGCAAAAGCACAAAGCCCCTCCTTCTGTTTTTAGTTCTCTTAGACATGGTCATCCCCTCTTTCCCCGGAGCATTTAGCCACTCTCCACCGTATCTTGAATAAGAGCCTCTATTTGCTCAAAAAGGTGATCGTTGCGATTTTCTGCGGGCTGCAGGACAACAAGCTGATACTGCCGGATCGGAAAAAGATGAATGAAACGCCCCTCCTCTTGCAAAGACACTCCTCTAAGCGTGTCATCGTTAAGACAAGCGGATAACGACAAACAACGCTGAATCACCCTCTGCACCCAAGGCAGGTAACAATCACAGCTGGATAGATTATGAGAAAGGACCCGGCCGTTACCCTCAGCAAGCAGGTAGCCATCAGCACCAGGCAAGGCATTCAACGACGTGATAAAATCAGCCACTTTAGCCACTCTGCTGCTCCCATTGCCGTATTTTCTCGATGAATTCTGCGCAAAGCTCCAGATAACGCTCGTACTTATCGGCATCATCAATCTCTTCACGAAGGATTTTAAGCAGACTGTTGAATGATGCGTCACCCCCGCGCTGCCAGGCACTTAATGCATCATCAAAAATAATGTCAGCCATCGGACCAATAACTTTCGCCAGTCGTTGTTTTAGATCGGGAATATAACCGCTGAAGTCAACGCCTTGCGGCGTTATTTTCTCTGTTGCGGCTACCTCGTTTTGCCCATCATATTCCGCTGTTTTTGGCTTGCTGAGCATATTGAGGGAATAACTCACCATCCGTCCATTCATGTAGGGTTCGCCAAAAACAAGAATCGATTTATCCGCAAAGGTATGGACAAACAAAGAAATCTCATCGTAATGAAGAGTCATCTCACTGGCTTGGCTCAGCTTCTCGCGTACCAGAGCCAGAACCTCCCTTAACTGCTCGCCAAGACCGGCCAAGGCCTCATCCGAAAGAAAAGGTGGCATACGATTGATCATCACTTTCTGCTCTGCATCATAAACACAGACACCTAAAACGCCTGGAAGCTTTTTCAACGTGTCAATCGCCTGATCCATCGCGCTCTCCTAAAATCTTACCGGGGCTTCGAACTTTGCCTTAAACTGCTGCAAAAACTTTTTAACCGACTGTTCACGCCGTAAACCTACGGTTATAAAGACATCCTTGAAGGTGAAAAACACATGGCGTAGACCATTGTCTTCATTGATCACCATATGCTTAAAACTCCCGGCATTCAGAAGCTGGGCAATCTCCTGCGTCTTATCATGAAGGAAATCAGGTTGAATATTTTTGACCGGCTGCTGGTGCCGTGCTTTGAAAAGGCGCAAATTATGGTTTTTATCGTAAAGGTTGTATTCGATAATCCCTGGAGAGGGATCAAGCAGAGAGACAATTTGCTTTTCAAGCAGCGTTATCGGGCCGGTTTGCTGCTGGATGCCGTCATCTTCATACCATTGCTCCTGCAATTGCGGACTCCTCACGGGCAACGCCATCTCATCTTTCAGACGCAGAGCCTCCATCACCAAGGTCATAAAGGGCTCAGAAATCTCCTCGGCAACCGTGAAGTTTTTATCCAGAAAATCAATACGAACCTCATCCCAGCTGATAATAGTGTAAGCCGCATTTTTACCAGACATTGTCGCCGTTTTGGCGGCAACGATTTCGCCCTCACGAATAAAAAGCTCACCACGGTCCCGGTCAGTCTGAACGGTGAGCACACAATTTTTGCGTTCGACATTTATCAATTGCAAAACCGATGTCAAACTCAACCCTTTCAGTTGCCCGGCAGCACCGTTTGTCAGTTGTTGGTGTATTTTTTTTGCCGTTTCTTCCGCGTTTAAAGGTTTGGTAAAACGCCGGACAATACGCAGTTCTCCCAGCCGGGACTCAAGATCTGAAGAAAGAGGAGCACTCAGCACAGCCACGGGCAACTCAGAAAATTGCTGATTGATGGATTCAATTAAATCAAAGCAACAGCTTTCCGTTCCTTCAATATCGGTTATGACAAGATCAATAGCCAATTGCTGCAGTCCCCGGTTGATATCATTGCGCTCATGGGCAACGATCACCTCAAGATCGCTGTAACGCTGTAAGGCCAGAAGCAAAGCGCGCAATGTCGTATTGTCTTTATCAAGAATTAGAATCTTTTTCATGATATGAGCCAGCACCCTACAGTCGACAAAAAACAAACCCAAAATCAGACCGTTAAGACAACCGGCCATATCTTCAACTAAAATCTATATATCCAAGAAGTTCAACACTGCGTTATGCTTTAAAAAACCTTATTTATCAATGAATAACACATCAGAGAAATATCCAATGTCTATCATAATAAAATTCAGTAAAACACAGTTATACTAAATTTCAAAGCATTTGTTTTCATCAACATGCAACGCAGCTCTCGTCGCATGCGCCAGAGTGCCGACATAAAAATGAACGCATTAGGTCCAGCCCCCCCTCCGGCAACAACTCAGCGAAAGGTGGACAGGTAGGTGCGGATCGTTATCCCTTCTGTAAGTGTCCCTCTCTCAATGGCACCGACAGATAAAAAAAGCCGGCGCATCTTCACACGATGCACCGGCCTTTTAACTGTAACTATTGGTAAATCAGCGTCTATTTCAACGCAGTAATCTTTTTAACTGGCCTGCAAAAAAAACAGCCGGAGTTTCATCGTAGCAAAGAACAAATCTCCGCCACGGGCCTGCTGTCTCATCAGCATAGGCACGTTACCAGCGATTCACCTCGCCCTGCCAGGTCAAGAATGTGCCACTTTGCTTTAGGGTCAGATTGCGCGCTAAATCAACAAGCCCTGAAGCACTTTGCTCGACGGTGAGATCCGCAGCCTCACCGCCCATATCCGTTTTAACCCAGCCTGGATGAACAACACATACCGTGATCCCTTTTTCTTTTAGCTCCAAAGCGAGCACCTGCATCACCTTATTCACTGCGGCTTTAGAACTGCGGTACGCATACATCCCCATGCCCTCACCATGTAACGCGCCCATATCGCTGGAAATCGTCATAATGCGTGGATTGGCTGAGTTTTTCATGCATTTTAGAACGGCACGGCTGACCATTAATGGCGCAACGGTATTCACCGCAAAGGTTTTTAACCAGTCTTGAGGATCAAGAGCGTTTAGAGACTGATCCTCCGCCCCCAGCACACCGGCATTATTGATTAAAATATCGAGTTGGGTATCCGCTAAATGCTTTGCCAAAGCATCAATCGACTTGGCATCAGTCACCTCCAGGTCAACAAGAGACAACGCCGTGTTTGAGAGTAATTGTTGAAGATCAGCAGAGGGCTGGCCTCGATAGGTAGAGATAACCTTATAATCCAGTGCAAGAAATTGCCGAGTCAGCTCCAGCCCAATGCCTCTTGAGGCGCCAGTGATCAAAACTGTTTCCATCACATCAATTCTCCTGCCCGGATCTCCGGATCATCGTATTAAGTTACCAAAAGAAAAGCTATTTATTGCGGGCCAAGCATCATAGCAAACATCACACATTGACCTTAAAACCGAGCTCAACATCACAGGCAGCCTGCCCACCACGAATCCCCCAATTTTTAGCGGTAATTTCGCGCAACATAATTTTTACGTGGTTCACGGGAATTCCGAAGGGTTCCAAAGGGCCTAAAGGGGTCACCCATTAAAATGTCTAAAGGGGTCAAGTCTGCTTTTGACTAATCTTTAGTTCTGTCTAAAGGGGTCTCTAAAGGGGTCAAGTCTGCTTTTGACTAATCTTTAGTTCTAAACAAATCTTCTTGAGGGGTCAAGGGCCTAAAGGGGTCAAGTCTGCTTTTAGGGCCTAAAGGGGTCAAGTCTCCCTTTGACTAACCTTAAGTTCTAAACAAATCTTCTTGTACAATTTTCTCGCATTTTGGTCACTCTCCAACACTTTTTTCATGCGCTCAATGGCAGAACTGACGGTGCTATAATTCTCACAACCGATCACCTTGCCAATTTCAGCAAGTGTTTTTTGACTATGTGCCCTGAGAGTATAAACAGCCAAATCCCTTGATAGGTTGGTTGTGCCCCGTCTTGTCGTCTTCAACTCCATTTCGGTGACCTGACATACCTTACATACGGCGTTGATCACCGCAACAGAATCGACAGATAAAACATCTCGCCCTGCAATCTCTTTATCCTGAAGGAAGAACTCGTACTTGTTTCTTATCTTCTCGATAAACCCCTCAGAGCCAAAGATCGACGGAAGATTTTTGCGTGAAAAAAATTGCTGCACCTCTTCAGAATCTTGCTGTCTCACAAAAGAGAGATAATCTTTAAAAGCTTTTTTTCTCGTCGATGAAAACATCTTCAACAATGGGGTGCAGTGCAACCACTGCCAGCGTTTCTCGTCAGCAAGATAACCGCGATGACTGCACCACTTGTACGCATCCAACTCTGAAACAATACACGCCTCAAGAGGGTTGCGGTGGATATAACGTAAGAGTTGCAACAAATGGCTATCCTCTTCGACCAACACAGCTTTGTAGCGGCCACGGAACAATTGGCCGTCAGTGCAGTGTCTGCGATTATAGCGCTGGGTGTAAACACCGTTAAGATGGCGCATACAACGAGAGAGGTTACCATTCGGTGTCTGCACCAACAGATGATAATGATTCGACATCAGGCAATAGGCAGACACTTTCAAGTTCCACATCGTTGCGGTATCTTGCAATACATTCAGGAAAAGGAGGAAATCCTCATCGTCCTGATAAATGTCTTCTCGCCGTCGCCCACGATTCATCACGTGATACCAGGCACCCGGATATTCTATGCGTAATGGTCTCGACATGAAAATAGCCTACCTCGTATTAGTCATTAGTCAACGGCAGACTTGACCCCTTTTCTTCTTCTTAGTCATTAGTCAACGGCAGACTTGACCCCTTTTCTTTGACCCCTTTTCTTCTTCTTGAGGGCAAGAAAGAGCTTCTCGGTCTCTATCTTTCCGATCAGGAGGGCGCTCATCACTGGTTGAGCGTCCTGACCGATTTACACAATCGTGGTGTGGAGGATATCTTGATCGCCTGTGTCGATGGACTCAAGGGCTTTCCCGAAGCCATCGAAACCATCTACCCGCATACGAAAATCCAGCACTGCGTGATTCATCAGATCCGCAATTCCATCAAGTACGTGGCCTCTAAAAACCAGAAAGCTTTTATGGCGGATTTGAAGTGTGTCTATAAGGCTGTAACCCTCAATGCTGCCGAGATCGCCTTGGATGAACTGGACGCCAAATGGGGCGACAAGTATCCAATGGTGATCAAGTCCTGGCGTAGTAAATGGCCGACGTTGTCCAACTATTTCAAATATCCAGCTGACGTCAGAACCGCGATCTACACGACCAATGCCGTCGAAGCGGTTCACCGGCAGTTTCGCAAACTGACCAAAACCAAAGGCGGATTTGCCAACGAAAACAGTTTACTGAAATTGCTCTATGCGGGCATACTCAAGGCCAGCGAGCGGTGGACGCATCCCATCCAGAACTGGAATCTGACTCTGGCTCAGCTGACGATCCATTTTCCAGACCGACTCGAAAAATACCTCAGCCTATGACGCTGACACAGAATTTTGAACACCCTCTGTCTGCACCAACAGATGATAATGATTCGACATCAGGCAATAGGCAGACACTTTCAAGTTCCACATCGTTGCGGTATCTTGCAATACTTTCAGGAACAGGAGAAAATCCTCGTCGTCCTGATAAATATCTTCTCGCCGTCGCCCACGATTCATCACGTGATACCAGGCACCCGGATATTCTATGCGTAATGGTCTCGACATGAAAACAGCCTACCTCGTATTAGCCATTAGGCAACAGCAGACTTGACCCCTTTTCTCTCTTCTAACCTTCAAAAAGGCCCTTGATGCTTTGTCCATCGTAAAACTTGAAAACTCCTTCTTCGGGGTTAAAGCGAGGGAGTGAGCAAAGGTCGGAATTATATGGTTTCTGAGCCCATGGGTTTAGATATAAAACAAGTTCCCTTTCAAGGTATGACCATGGCGATAGGCGTTTTCCTACCAAGACACCACTAACCCGCGTGTTCTTAGGTTTTTGTTTCAGAATCCAGGCGCCATCCCAGTCTCGCTCTACCCTTTCTACGGCGGGTTCAGAACCAGCAACATTTAATATTACCTGTTCTTTTCCTAAAGTTGCTTCCATGACTGATTCTCTGTCCACGGAGGCTCCCAATGCATTGATAGCGATGATGTATGGGTACTCAAGGTCACCGTACCGAGCAGATTTTTTTTCAATTGAATTTCGAATTGCTGAACTTGAACTGATCCAATGAGCACCAAATGATTGAAGACCTATTGGGCGAGCACCTGATTTACCCCTGGCTTCTGGCTTTTTAGGTATTGGGAAAAAGATTATATTCCAACCATCATGGTGATACTCCCACTCTGGGAGTCCATCATTACCCTTTTCTTTATATTCTGCATCAATGGTGTCTGGGTCTAAACCCTTCAATTTATCAGCTAAAAATTTAATGATTTTCTTTCCTGGTGGTGACGTTTGTGGGGCACCTGAAAGTCTCATTCCAATGAAAAAGTTAGGTGAATCAAGCTTGTTAATTGAGTCATAAACCACTGATTTTCTGGCTTCACTTGCGACGTCCTTATCGCTCATGTCAGTAGCGACGGTTGCTTCGAGGTAAAACTTTTCCCCTTTGCTCGATGTCACTAGAAAATCAGGCCTTTTTAAAACCTCGCCTTCCATTTTAGGGTGTATTTCAACCGTACATCCGATTCTCGTTAGCAAGCGATAAAGGAACAACTCAAAAAATGCCGATTGAAACTGACGATCGTCGTTTGAAGAAATCCTTGCTTTAATTTCTGCTTTTTCTCCCTCAGGAAAACTCAAAAACCAATCCTCAAGAGTGTCACGGCACATCTTAGCTTCTGGCCTAGCAGATATATTTAAGTACTCAAACTCTTTAGTTCCATACTTCGCACTTTCGGTGTCAGTACGTTCAAAATCATCAAAAAGTGTCATCTCTATTTCTTTCATCTTTACGGCTAACGCAGGAAGAATAAAGGGGTCAAGTCTGCTTTTAACTAACCTTAAGTTCTAAACAAATCTTCTTGTACAATTTTCTCGCCTTTGAGGAAGACAGACGGTCAGGTCTTGCATTGCAATATTTCTATCCCGAGACTCAACACTTCCCAATGAAACAACAGGGTTAAGCCTAGCGTTGCACTCTCCCAAAAAACAACATCTAAAAAACACCAACGAGAATATGTAAACAAACCGTAGATATCAATAATTCTAATTATTTCGCTAAACAGAAAAAGGCCAGTACATCACACGATGCACTGGCCTTTTTATCGTTCAGCTATATAATCAGCGTCTATTTCAACGCCACAATCTTCTCCAGACTGGCCTGAAGCACGGTCAGTTTTTCCTGCGCTGCTGCCAGCTTGCCACGGTCTTTTTCCAGAACTGCGGCTGGGGCATTAGCGACAAACTTTTCGTTCGACAGCTTCTTGCTGAACATGTCGACATCTTTCTGCACCTTGGCGATCTCTTTGGTGAGGCGCTTTTCTTCCTCTTCGACATTGATCAGACCGGCCAGCGGCAGAAGGATCTCGACGTCGCCGGACACCTGCTT
This region of uncultured Desulfuromonas sp. genomic DNA includes:
- a CDS encoding diguanylate cyclase, producing the protein MPRTVEKNRLLRQTALVLIVLNGLLLVLLYHLNHKNMMDKAYETVTSLLQFQTGIRIYIEKTVRPEVYRLQNEAILPHDYFSPELMSRTFVSRSILENYLALQPRSLSKSIFRYVSRDPLNNDNRATPKEAELLQRFESGVSSEHFEIITINGEDSLFYAIPLGPFSSDCMKCHSLPQNAPVSLVERYGTTQGYNHQVGELSGLMSITIPLTDYQKQAQKTFALLVVSTLIAFCTIFLFIRQWIIKKENQDLLLFEKNEQLHLSHQKLNYAQKMAHLGSWHWTIAIDQLTWSDEIFRIMGDEPQAYAPTFELFLAKIHPDDRDNVDQATKEAIENQTDYQVEHRIIRPNGEIRHVREQAEMTFDEEHNIIGMVGTVQDITDIIILQQKLQKLAITDELTEALNRRQLFREGEQLCKVASRYQSSFSVLFYDLDHFKSINDSYGHIVGDEVLQQVTEAVRSTLRETDILARYGGEEFCILAPETDHQQAEALAERIRINVQNHIIEPKHAPSFPFNVTISIGIAENRENETFSSVIDRADKATYQAKKNGRNCIVVD
- a CDS encoding EAL domain-containing protein codes for the protein MLDKVATICHQQGFSPIWQDNYLHMVIDSFSEMITTLGHQESLTDLEKKSIHILAIAPQENLSFRHMAETKTLENWFTLLNANDLVWILEQGSITVYFQPIIDLHSQTIYAYECLSRGVLADGSLMSPQVMFDTAKKTDLLFNLDRQCRETAIKTAAVKNIPTNIFINFLPSAIYNPEFCLRDTVKWAQQLEFDPDKIVFEVVETEHIRDINHLIAILKLYKSKGFRTALDDVGSGYSSLNLFATLAPDIIKIDLEIVRDIHNSEVKQAVAKALIQMGRDAGCKVLAEGIESLEEYNWFKTAGADYAQGYYFARPTVEPLRSLN
- a CDS encoding chemotaxis protein, producing the protein MDHDNSLQEVMTRTSLSHSNQMEMLTFRLTDGQLYGINVFKIIEIVECPGRLDRIPYSHPSVKGIVDFRGQAITVIDLSEAVGLPSVNYKTDLAYLVVCEYNKQLNAFLVATPEVLLTRSWQDIKKPDGIDAPALVAIAYNDTNEMVLLLDIEGILAEVIGLEGGIEEQVLEHAEHVCQGKHILIVDDSNAALTLMRKTLTDSGMKVTEFSSAVRALESLSPPQQQEAADFDVIISDIEMPGMDGFTFTRTLKTLSRFEHVPVILHSSMSNPTNEIKAREAGATAFIAKFDPNVLVGRIAQLIQSR
- a CDS encoding DUF4388 domain-containing protein codes for the protein MKKILILDKDNTTLRALLLALQRYSDLEVIVAHERNDINRGLQQLAIDLVITDIEGTESCCFDLIESINQQFSELPVAVLSAPLSSDLESRLGELRIVRRFTKPLNAEETAKKIHQQLTNGAAGQLKGLSLTSVLQLINVERKNCVLTVQTDRDRGELFIREGEIVAAKTATMSGKNAAYTIISWDEVRIDFLDKNFTVAEEISEPFMTLVMEALRLKDEMALPVRSPQLQEQWYEDDGIQQQTGPITLLEKQIVSLLDPSPGIIEYNLYDKNHNLRLFKARHQQPVKNIQPDFLHDKTQEIAQLLNAGSFKHMVINEDNGLRHVFFTFKDVFITVGLRREQSVKKFLQQFKAKFEAPVRF
- a CDS encoding chemotaxis protein, translating into MSKRTKNRRRGFVLLHHRQIIHNRSNQKKNSIKKLIICLLLPLLGLFFTSVVSRAEVMQSDLDHKAYLAAEQCRGEVVRQFELLLSSGRLTVGQLFDTFYIPIPNTDPQKYRTQYDTLSDEILRPILDKYLAKDSHFVFCIVVDRNGYLPTHNTRFAQPLTGNSEVDSVKNRTKRIFNDRTGLAAARNRETYLLQRYSRDTGEQISDLSIPITISNRHWGAVRIAYKTN
- a CDS encoding HAMP domain-containing protein translates to MFKKISVKVAVYVNVLLLIVMLVGAWFIINQQSQHLEQQLFERGKSEAILGARFTGRILEEAIDNGVFSVKDAFDTEYEEIPGFEPAKYHTRYDFYLDKALLAIEDEFLKDESVVFAVAVDVNGYLPTHNTLYQQPITGDIEKDKNGNRTKRIFNDPVGLGAAQNLEEGFLQVYARDTGETMWDISAPIMVKGKHWGGFRIGFSLTKVNQQKMMLQQSLMLTMLAILAISVIAVVITVGNALKPLEKLTNAALDLADGKVENEIKVASADEVGKLADALERLRVSLQAAMDRLRKKKS